CCCGCGTTCTTTTTCGCGAACGATTCCGAGTGCCGTGTAGAACGGGGGCGTCATCATCAAGATGACCATGATCAGCCGCGGGGCAATCGCCCAATCGCTTTTCATGCTTTGGTTGTAGAGATACCTCGCTTCCAAGGTGACCGGACGGATGGACGTGGCGGCTTGCGCCAATGGGATTCCGCGGCGTTTGGAGATATACGATGCCAGCACTTCGCTGGAGAACGAGGTGTTCATCGCCAGCACGTACCCCTTGGTCGTTTGGGCACGAAACGGAAACGTCCCGTCGATCAGGGTTTGCACCACCACCGGCCGGCCACCAAGAAGTTCCTTTTGGAAGTTCTCCGGGAGAATGATGGCAGCACGGATTTTGTTGTCCGCTAACAGAGGCGACAGGTCGTGCACGTCGAGCGCGTACCCCTTGAAATCAAAGTAGCGTGAGTCGATGTAGCGGTAAGCATATTCGCGGCTCAGGTTTGTCCCGTCACGATCCACAATCGCGAGTGGGATGTCTTCGACGTCCAGTGAGAGGCCATACCCAACGACGAGCATCAACGAGACTGGCACCAGGAACGTGAGCGCGAGAAACATGCGGTCTCGCACGATCTCTCGCCATTCTTTGGATGCCACGGCGGCGACGCGACGCAGATTCATTGCGTTTCCCCGTTTGCTCTCGCGTCGGCTTTTTCAAGGGCAAGGACGCGGTTCACAAACACGTCTTCCATCGTCAGCGGTTGTTCCAACACCGACAGCACCTCAATGTTGGACTGCTTCAAAGCGTCCCTGACTCGCTGTTCGGCGACCGCTGGATCCGACGCGAGGAAGTGAATGCGTTTGCCGAACAAAGACACCCCTGGAAACCCTTCTGATTCGAGGACTTCGAGGGCGGCCAACGGATTGTCCGTGGTGACTTCAAGCAGTTGGCCCGATTCGTTTCGCAAGCTCGCTTTGAGTTCGCTCGGCGAAGCGTCGGCAAAGACGCGTCCGGCGTACATCATCGCAATGTGGTCGCAGTGTTCCGCTTCGCTCATGTAGTGTGTGGTGACAAGAATCGCCACGCCTTCGTTGCGAGACAGGTCAAATATGATGTCCCACAAACGCCGTCTTCCGATCGGGTCGACTCCGGATGTTGGTTCATCGAGAAACAGGACTTGCGGACGGTGAACCAAAGCACAGCCGATGGCCAGTCGTTGACGCACGCCCATCGGCAGGCTTCCCGAGAGCGAGTTTTCACGACCCGACAGTCCAGCCATGTCGATGATCCATTCGGTCCGCTCACGTGCCCGGCGTCGAGAGAGTCCGTAGATCCCTGCGTACAAGCGAATGTTCTCGACGACGCTCAGGTCCTGGTACAACGAGAACGCCTGGGACATGTAGCCAATGCGTTCTTTGATCGCCTGACCCGCGCGGCGCATTTCGGCACCGGCAACGCGGCCCGTTCCTGCCGTCGGCGGCAGCAGACCCGTCAGCATCTTGATGACCGTTGTTTTGCCCGCGCCGTTGGCACCCAGCAGTCCAAAGATCTCACCCTGTTCGACGCGGAAGTTGACGCGATCGACGGCTCGGAAAGAACCGAATTCTCGCACCAGTTCGTTCGCTTCGATGGCGAGTCCGTCCGCGTGTCGGGCGTTTGTGTTGGAAGTCGAAGACGCTGTTTGCACGTCATCGTTGTCCGTGAGTCCACGTCGCCGCAGCAAGGCAATGAACACGTCTTCCAGATCCGGTTCCGCAACATGCATTTCATGTGGTGAGAACTTTTCAATCCGAGACGTGACGGCCTGTTTGGCCTGTTCATCGTCAGCGTCGTCGACGAACACGCGGAGCCACGGTCCAACCGCTTCGGATTGCGGGAACGTCTGTTTGAGGATCCCCAGCGATTCCGCTTGTGGTTCGGCCTTGGCCTGCACAATTCGGCCTGGAACGAGCGCTGCGATCTCGTCCGGTTCACCCCGAGCGAGCACCTTCCCGTCGAACAACAGTGCGGCGTGATGGAATCGCGTTGCTTCGTCCATGTAGGCGGTGGAAACCAACGCTGTGATTTGTTCTTCTCGCAGCAGTTGAGCAAGAATGCTCCAGAAATCTCGGCGTGAGACCGGGTCGACTCCCGTCGTCGGTTCGTCCAGCACCACGAGTTGGGGATGGTGGATCAGGCAACAGACCAGCCCTAGCTTTTGCTTCATTCCTCCCGAGAGATTCTTCATCGCCCGATCGCGAAATTTGTCGAGCCGGGTCATCTCGAGCAAGCGTTTCTTGCGTTGCTCCAGAATCTCTTTGGGAACCAGTCGGATTTGACCGAAGAAGTCCACGTTTTCTTCGATGGTCAGGTCGGCGTAAAGGTTCAGCCCCAGGCCTTGTGGCATCAAGCCAATTCGATCTTTGATCGTTTCCGCGGATTGTTCTGAATCAACCTGGGTTCCAAAAACTTCGAGTGTTCCGCTGTCGTAGGTGAGGACACCTGCGATGGCTTTCATCAGACTGCTCTTACCGGCACCATCGGGACCTATCAGGCCGTAGATCTCTCCGCGACTGATTTCCAGGTCGATGCCATCGACGGCGATTGTACGACCATAGGTCTTGCGGAATTCTGTGACGCGAACGATCGGTTCGGAAGCAGGTGACGAGGTGGTGTCGGCGGAGTGACTGCGGCCGGCGTCTACCATTGGGGGTTGGCCCATGGCGTGTCCTCCTTCCATCGCACCACGGCATCGGCTGGCAAACCGGGCGTCAGTCGATGATCGGGGTTCTCATCCAAGTACAGCTTGACGGCGTAGACCAGCTTCACGCGTTCATCAGGCGTTTGCACTTCCTTGGGGGTGAATTCAGCCCGGCTCGAAACGTAGCGGACAGTGGCTGGAAATGGCGTTTCGGGGTAGGCGTCGGTGTGGATCCGTGCGGGCAATTCCAAACGCACCCGTCCGATTTCGACTTCAGGCACGTAGACCTTCAGGTACAGGCGGTCGAGATTCACGAGGTCGAACAAGGGGGAACCAGCGGCGACGATCTCACCAATGTCAACGACGCGCGTGGTGATGACGCCGTCCGCGGGGGCGGTGATGGTCAAGTCATCGAGGACACTTTGGGCTTCGTCTCGAACGGCTTCTGCGCCCGCCACTTGGGCGGCGAGTGCTTCGAGTTCTTGCCGTTTGGCCTGAACGCGACGGTCGCCCAGGTTTGCTTCGGCCAGTTGCTTTTCGGCTTGCGTCAAAGCGGTCTCGGCCACGCGCACATCGTTCTTGGCGACCGTCCAAGCGAGTTCAGCTTCTTCGCCCTTGCGTTGGTCGATGGTTCCACGAGACGCAAGTTCAGTGAATCGCTTGGCGTCGCGAGCCGATTGCTGCTCGGCGGCTTTCGCTTTTGCAACGACCGCCTTGGCATGCTCCAGCGATGCCTCCGCCGTTTCAATCATCAATGGCACTTCACTTTCGAGCAACTCGAGCCCTGATTGGGCCGCTCGGTACTGAGCCTGTGCGGCTTGGACGGCCTGCTCGGCTTGTCGTAGTTTGGCCTGGACCTGCTGGCTGTCCAAGCGAGCCAAAACCTGTCCGGCTTGAACACTGTCGCCTTCGCGAGCAAGTAGTTCGTGAACCTTGCCGGCGAACTTGCTGGCGACGGTGAC
This region of Rhodopirellula islandica genomic DNA includes:
- a CDS encoding ABC transporter permease, with translation MNLRRVAAVASKEWREIVRDRMFLALTFLVPVSLMLVVGYGLSLDVEDIPLAIVDRDGTNLSREYAYRYIDSRYFDFKGYALDVHDLSPLLADNKIRAAIILPENFQKELLGGRPVVVQTLIDGTFPFRAQTTKGYVLAMNTSFSSEVLASYISKRRGIPLAQAATSIRPVTLEARYLYNQSMKSDWAIAPRLIMVILMMTPPFYTALGIVREKERGSIYNIYSSTVTRLEFLIGKLIPYVGISSANAVILWLIATQLFGAPFKGSLLFFIPATLLYIICTTGLGLVVSVLVRTQVAAMVVTFIVTVIPSILYSGVIVPISSLSPTAQMTAHGLPAMYYTNIIVGTFMKGVGLRELWPDVLVLAFYAAGLMTIGYRMFHKRPST
- a CDS encoding ATP-binding cassette domain-containing protein, whose amino-acid sequence is MGQPPMVDAGRSHSADTTSSPASEPIVRVTEFRKTYGRTIAVDGIDLEISRGEIYGLIGPDGAGKSSLMKAIAGVLTYDSGTLEVFGTQVDSEQSAETIKDRIGLMPQGLGLNLYADLTIEENVDFFGQIRLVPKEILEQRKKRLLEMTRLDKFRDRAMKNLSGGMKQKLGLVCCLIHHPQLVVLDEPTTGVDPVSRRDFWSILAQLLREEQITALVSTAYMDEATRFHHAALLFDGKVLARGEPDEIAALVPGRIVQAKAEPQAESLGILKQTFPQSEAVGPWLRVFVDDADDEQAKQAVTSRIEKFSPHEMHVAEPDLEDVFIALLRRRGLTDNDDVQTASSTSNTNARHADGLAIEANELVREFGSFRAVDRVNFRVEQGEIFGLLGANGAGKTTVIKMLTGLLPPTAGTGRVAGAEMRRAGQAIKERIGYMSQAFSLYQDLSVVENIRLYAGIYGLSRRRARERTEWIIDMAGLSGRENSLSGSLPMGVRQRLAIGCALVHRPQVLFLDEPTSGVDPIGRRRLWDIIFDLSRNEGVAILVTTHYMSEAEHCDHIAMMYAGRVFADASPSELKASLRNESGQLLEVTTDNPLAALEVLESEGFPGVSLFGKRIHFLASDPAVAEQRVRDALKQSNIEVLSVLEQPLTMEDVFVNRVLALEKADARANGETQ
- a CDS encoding HlyD family secretion protein, producing the protein MAKLFKRLSMLLLLAACVVGGYFAWDRWGRVEPLPDGLVQANGRIEGDHVTVASKFAGKVHELLAREGDSVQAGQVLARLDSQQVQAKLRQAEQAVQAAQAQYRAAQSGLELLESEVPLMIETAEASLEHAKAVVAKAKAAEQQSARDAKRFTELASRGTIDQRKGEEAELAWTVAKNDVRVAETALTQAEKQLAEANLGDRRVQAKRQELEALAAQVAGAEAVRDEAQSVLDDLTITAPADGVITTRVVDIGEIVAAGSPLFDLVNLDRLYLKVYVPEVEIGRVRLELPARIHTDAYPETPFPATVRYVSSRAEFTPKEVQTPDERVKLVYAVKLYLDENPDHRLTPGLPADAVVRWKEDTPWANPQW